Proteins found in one Fibrobacter sp. UWH6 genomic segment:
- a CDS encoding site-specific integrase produces MKELVSINKRKLKTKGCYSLFLCYEFEGKRRKRYLNLHLRQGATDENRLAMQEAQKHRLELIKELELGCVDRGRITFSTYVKQMGGVFEINTQRAHNAAIKLVDAYSPNIRMKDIDRRWFAGFVNFLRARKNHVNTINTRCNFVKSVLHRAFIDGVVLNRVDTRGLIPSVRKPNRIFLSLDELRLLIQTPLYREDVKQAFLFACFTGLRESDIYGLLHSNITNNILEVLMKKTKETIRIPLSKNALKFLPAKTSSEPLVFPSLPKSVSHLNRIIRRWARDAGVGRWRQISMHIARHTFACLLAQNGADLYLVQNLLGHRKIETTLIYAKCVMSQKRDAVNKIPLI; encoded by the coding sequence ATGAAAGAGCTAGTAAGCATCAACAAGCGAAAGCTAAAGACCAAGGGCTGTTATTCGTTGTTTCTCTGTTATGAGTTTGAAGGTAAGCGAAGAAAGCGATACTTGAATTTGCATTTGCGGCAAGGCGCCACCGATGAAAATAGGTTGGCAATGCAAGAAGCGCAAAAGCATAGGTTAGAACTGATTAAGGAGTTGGAATTAGGCTGCGTAGATAGGGGTAGAATCACATTTAGCACCTATGTTAAGCAAATGGGTGGTGTGTTTGAAATAAACACGCAAAGAGCCCACAATGCTGCAATAAAGCTGGTTGATGCGTATTCGCCTAACATTAGGATGAAGGACATTGACCGGCGTTGGTTCGCTGGGTTCGTGAATTTCCTCCGGGCCCGTAAAAATCATGTGAACACGATTAACACACGATGCAACTTTGTTAAGTCGGTATTACATCGGGCATTTATAGATGGTGTTGTTCTTAACCGGGTTGATACGCGAGGTTTGATTCCCTCTGTCCGCAAACCGAACCGAATTTTTTTGTCATTGGATGAGTTAAGGCTTCTTATTCAAACACCGCTATATAGGGAAGATGTTAAGCAGGCGTTTCTATTTGCTTGTTTCACCGGTCTGCGAGAATCGGATATATACGGCTTGTTGCATTCTAATATAACGAATAACATCCTTGAAGTGCTTATGAAGAAAACTAAGGAAACGATAAGAATACCCTTGTCAAAAAATGCGCTGAAATTTCTTCCAGCGAAGACTTCAAGTGAGCCGTTGGTGTTCCCGTCTTTACCAAAATCCGTGTCTCACCTTAACCGTATTATACGCAGATGGGCAAGGGATGCTGGTGTTGGCCGGTGGCGCCAGATTAGCATGCACATCGCACGGCATACCTTTGCATGCTTGCTTGCACAGAATGGGGCTGATTTATACTTGGTGCAGAACTTGTTGGGGCATCGTAAAATTGAGACTACACTTATATATGCTAAGTGCGTGATGTCGCAGAAACGGGATGCGGTTAATAAGATACCTTTGATTTGA
- a CDS encoding restriction endonuclease subunit S, which yields MKQKWTCKTLAEVGTIVGGSTPKTNVAEFWDGKNYWVTPAELKGDKYINETERTITDMAVKCTNLTLLPVGTVLLSSRAPIGKVCITRTPMYCNQGFKNIICSEDLYNEYLYWWLKGKTAYLNSLGVGATFKEISKRTVEHIEVPVPPKDEQERIVAELDLLTGVIEKLKAQLQEYDKLAQSIFYDMFGDPIENPKGWDVKELGKVCDVRDGTHDSPDYVEQGYPLVTSKNVVDGDISFDNVNYICQEDFDNISKRSYVDDGDIIMPMIGTIGKPVIVRKTREFAIKNVALIKFKVDTEVVNLFVRAIMSSAAFDTYMKTKNKGGTQKFIALGDIRKLCIPVPPLALQQSFADKIASIEKQKAAITQSIAETQKLLDYTMDKYFG from the coding sequence ATGAAGCAGAAGTGGACTTGTAAGACACTAGCTGAAGTCGGAACCATTGTTGGTGGGAGTACCCCGAAAACCAATGTCGCTGAATTTTGGGACGGGAAAAACTATTGGGTTACGCCGGCTGAGTTAAAGGGTGACAAGTATATTAACGAGACGGAACGTACTATTACCGATATGGCGGTAAAGTGCACGAACTTGACTCTACTTCCCGTGGGAACTGTATTGCTCTCCTCTCGAGCTCCGATAGGTAAGGTTTGTATTACTCGTACACCTATGTATTGTAACCAAGGCTTCAAGAACATTATATGCTCCGAAGACTTGTATAACGAGTATCTATACTGGTGGTTGAAGGGGAAAACAGCCTATCTTAACTCGCTAGGTGTTGGTGCGACATTCAAGGAAATATCCAAGCGAACCGTTGAACATATTGAAGTTCCGGTACCGCCGAAGGATGAGCAGGAACGCATCGTTGCCGAATTGGACTTGCTGACCGGCGTCATCGAGAAGCTGAAGGCTCAGCTCCAGGAATACGATAAGCTGGCCCAATCCATCTTCTACGATATGTTCGGCGACCCTATCGAAAACCCCAAAGGCTGGGATGTCAAGGAACTTGGCAAAGTGTGTGATGTCCGAGATGGAACACACGATTCTCCGGATTATGTAGAACAGGGTTATCCCCTTGTAACCTCCAAAAATGTCGTCGATGGTGATATTTCATTCGATAATGTGAATTACATTTGCCAGGAAGATTTCGATAACATTTCGAAGCGTTCTTATGTAGATGATGGTGATATTATCATGCCTATGATAGGAACCATTGGTAAACCTGTTATTGTTCGCAAGACTCGTGAATTTGCGATTAAGAACGTTGCACTAATAAAGTTTAAGGTTGATACTGAGGTCGTTAACCTATTTGTTCGCGCAATTATGTCTAGTGCTGCTTTTGATACTTACATGAAAACGAAGAACAAGGGGGGAACGCAGAAATTTATTGCTTTAGGGGATATTCGTAAGCTCTGTATTCCCGTCCCTCCGCTCGCCCTCCAGCAATCCTTCGCCGACAAGATAGCTTCCATCGAGAAGCAGAAGGCCGCTATAACTCAGTCTATAGCCGAGACGCAGAAGCTCCTAGACTATACCATGGACAAGTATTTCGGGTAA
- a CDS encoding class I SAM-dependent DNA methyltransferase: protein MITGEIKNRIDAIWDTFWTGGITNSITILEQMTYLFFMKMLDDAQMKKEAAANAMGAKVKAPVFKAGNWHNPDTDKDVPYKNLRWSEFKNKEAEAMFATISKDVFVYIKTLNEGKESAYSRFMDSATFLIPNARTLDKIVQGIDGLDMNNRDTMGDVYEYVLGKMAASGNNGQFRTPRHIIRMMVDMMEPNLDDTVCDPAMGSAGFIVEAAKFVQEHHKKDFLKKDKSDHYRNEMFHGFDTDQTMLRIGAMNLMLHGADNPDIAYRDSLSTDNTDENRYSLCLANPPFAGSLDYQAINKNLLAITKTKKTELLFLALFVRMLRMGGRCASIVPDGVLFGNSTGHKAIRKEIIENQRLQAVISMPSGVFQPYSGVSTAILIFTKTNAGGTDKVWFYDMKADGYTLDQKRTECVENDIPDIIARWKNLDAETDRTRKDQSFFVPVDEIVANDYDLSINKYKEVEKVKVEYENPKVVFARIQALQGEINAAMDEFREKFL, encoded by the coding sequence ATGATAACGGGCGAAATCAAGAACCGTATTGACGCAATCTGGGATACCTTCTGGACTGGTGGAATAACCAACAGCATTACCATCCTCGAGCAAATGACCTATCTCTTCTTCATGAAGATGCTGGATGATGCACAGATGAAGAAGGAGGCTGCCGCTAACGCCATGGGCGCCAAGGTGAAGGCCCCTGTCTTCAAGGCTGGTAATTGGCATAATCCCGATACGGACAAGGATGTTCCCTACAAGAACCTCCGTTGGAGTGAATTCAAGAACAAGGAAGCTGAGGCCATGTTCGCCACCATCAGCAAGGATGTGTTTGTCTACATAAAGACCTTGAATGAAGGCAAGGAGAGCGCTTACAGCCGCTTCATGGACAGCGCCACTTTCCTTATCCCGAATGCCCGTACCCTCGATAAGATTGTTCAGGGTATTGATGGTCTCGACATGAACAACCGTGACACCATGGGTGACGTGTACGAGTATGTCTTGGGCAAGATGGCCGCTAGTGGCAACAATGGTCAGTTCCGTACTCCGCGCCACATTATCCGCATGATGGTTGACATGATGGAGCCGAACCTGGACGATACGGTATGCGACCCGGCCATGGGTTCTGCGGGCTTTATCGTTGAAGCAGCGAAGTTCGTGCAGGAACACCATAAGAAGGATTTTCTGAAAAAGGATAAGTCCGACCATTACCGCAACGAAATGTTCCATGGCTTTGACACGGACCAGACCATGCTCCGCATAGGCGCCATGAACCTGATGCTGCACGGTGCCGACAATCCGGACATTGCGTATCGCGACAGTCTTAGCACCGACAATACCGACGAGAACCGGTATTCCCTGTGCCTTGCCAACCCTCCGTTTGCAGGGTCGCTCGACTACCAGGCCATCAACAAGAACCTGCTCGCCATCACCAAGACCAAGAAAACTGAATTACTGTTCCTGGCCCTGTTCGTGCGTATGTTGCGTATGGGCGGCCGTTGCGCTTCCATTGTGCCGGATGGTGTGCTGTTCGGCAATAGTACCGGCCATAAGGCTATCCGTAAAGAAATAATCGAGAATCAGCGCCTTCAGGCTGTCATTAGCATGCCCAGCGGCGTATTCCAGCCCTACAGCGGCGTTTCCACGGCAATTCTCATCTTCACCAAGACTAATGCTGGCGGCACCGATAAGGTGTGGTTCTATGACATGAAGGCCGATGGCTACACTCTGGACCAGAAGCGCACAGAATGCGTTGAGAACGACATCCCGGATATCATTGCCCGATGGAAGAACCTGGATGCCGAAACGGACCGCACTCGCAAGGACCAGTCCTTCTTTGTGCCGGTGGATGAGATTGTAGCCAATGACTACGACCTGTCCATCAACAAGTACAAGGAAGTGGAAAAAGTCAAGGTGGAGTACGAGAACCCCAAGGTTGTGTTTGCTCGTATCCAGGCTCTCCAGGGCGAAATTAACGCCGCCATGGACGAGTTTCGCGAGAAGTTCCTGTAG